Sequence from the [Clostridium] scindens genome:
TTTGCTTCCCTGGGACTTTTCACCAAAAGCCGGGGCGGCTATATCTATCCTCGCTCAGATCAGGCGGCCTCCGTTCTGGAACTGCTGGAAATGGAACTACGCAGGCAGAAGGTAAAGGTATATACCGGAGTACGCGTAGAAGCCCTGAAACGTTCCGCCAAAGGATTTGCCATTCGTGCCAATGGCCAGAAGTTCCTTGCGGACCGGGTGATCCTTGCCTGCGGAGGGAAGGCGTCCAAAAGCCTGGGTTCCGACGGGAGCGGCTATACGCTTGCCAAGTCTATGGGCCATACGCTGTCCCCCGTGGTTCCTGCATTGGTACAGTTAAAAGTAAGGAAGCATCCTTTTGCCAAAGCCGCCGGAGTACGTACTGACGCCAAGGTTACAGCGATTCAGGGCCGCCAGGTTCTGGCAGAGGATACGGGAGAAATGCAGATTACCGCCTATGGCATCTCGGGCATCCCGGTATTCCAGATCAGCCGCCACATCGCCAAAGGATTGTATGAGGGGAAGGAAATGAAGGTAAGGGTAGATTTTCTTCCTGAGATGGAGGAAGCCCAGGTACGCAAGGCCTTTGACGCGCGTTTGGATAAATGTCCTTATGCCACATGCCAGGAATTCCTGACGGGAATCTTCCCCAAAAAATTAATCCCAAGACTGCTGGAACTGTCCCATATCCGCCAGGACTTTCCGGTATCCGAACTTAAGCCCCCACAATGGGAGGATTTGATACGCGCCTGCAAGCAGACTCTGCTTACGATCGAGGACACCAATGGATTTGACAATGCGCAGGTCTGTGCAGGCGGCGTACGTACTGGCGAAGTAT
This genomic interval carries:
- a CDS encoding NAD(P)/FAD-dependent oxidoreductase, coding for MKRIGIIGGGASGIVAAIAAARSDGDAQVFILEQKESIGKKILATGNGRCNLTNEAMDASCYHGEDPEFARNVLEQFGYGETLEFFASLGLFTKSRGGYIYPRSDQAASVLELLEMELRRQKVKVYTGVRVEALKRSAKGFAIRANGQKFLADRVILACGGKASKSLGSDGSGYTLAKSMGHTLSPVVPALVQLKVRKHPFAKAAGVRTDAKVTAIQGRQVLAEDTGEMQITAYGISGIPVFQISRHIAKGLYEGKEMKVRVDFLPEMEEAQVRKAFDARLDKCPYATCQEFLTGIFPKKLIPRLLELSHIRQDFPVSELKPPQWEDLIRACKQTLLTIEDTNGFDNAQVCAGGVRTGEVYPDTLESRYADGLYLTGELLDVEGICGGYNLQWAWATGYLAGRAAAGRS